The sequence below is a genomic window from Lolium perenne isolate Kyuss_39 chromosome 4, Kyuss_2.0, whole genome shotgun sequence.
gggggagaactactccctcctcatcatgggagacatcaacggcgatgaagatggcggtggtgttgatggagatgactccgggggcaattccccatcccggcggcgtgccggaacagagaattctgtcccccgaaaattgtctccgcgatggcggcggctatggaactcttcgtggaatatgacttgatattttagggttttcacgacggggggaatatataggcggaagggcggcgtcggaggggtcccgaggggcccaccccatagctgggcgcgcccccctcttggccgcgccgccaggtggggtggccacctcgtggcccctctccgtctctccttcggtgttctggaacactccgtggaaaataaggccttgggcttttgtttcatccaattccgagaatatttcctgtgtagaatttctaaaaccaaaaacagcagaaaacaggaactggcgcttcggtatcttgttaataggttagttccagaaaatgcataaaaataatataaagtgtgaacaaaacatgtaggtattgtcataaaactggcatggaacatcagaaattatagatacgttggagacgtatcagggtgcaACACTTTCGAAGATTTCATGTACCAGACTCAAGCATTGTTCTCTTATTTGATTCGTGGAAGAAGAAAATGCAACCTGCATGGATACCTGAGGACGTGTGGGTAAGAGTGTATGGACTGCCCCCGGTAGCTCTTGATGATTATCTAGCTCTTTGGGCACTTGGTGATGTTTTTGGCAAGACAAAGGATCTTGATATTACCTTCACAAGGCAAAATAATGTATTGCGTATTCTTATTACTTGTTTTGACACCACTCTTATTCCTGAAACATGGGATCTTAAGATCAAGCATGAATTTTTCCGGCTGAGGTTTGAGGTAGAGGGAGAGCAATCCACCATTACCCTTGATGTCACTATGTCTGAGGCTCCTGGATATGGGGAGATGATGACCCTAATCTTCATGAAAAGTCTGGAGGTGCTGATGTGGACCGTAATGTCAAGAGAACCAAGAACaccggagagaagaatgatgaaaaAGGGGAAGCGAATTCTCATCAAAATTTGAATGCAAAGTCTGCGGACATGCATGTGTCCAAGATAGGTGTTGTTGGTGTTGAGGGTGATATGATCAAAATGGTGTCTGTTTCTAAAAGTACACCAAGGTATGATGATGTACTATTTAGTTCATATAAAGCATGTATTAGTCCTAAACATCTCTTTTCTACTTTTAGTGCTGTAGCGGAGGAGGTCTATGAGTATGTGCCGATCACTCCTCTCACTACTCCAAGTTTGGTGCCTGCTGAGAAGCTCAATGTGGTGTATGAATCAAAGAAGTTGAGCGCTGGCAAGAGTGCGGTGTAGCTGACGACGATCGTGTCGATGTCGATCACGCCTGAGGTGCATGCTGCATGCACCCCGGGGCATGCAGCGACGGGCCAGCCGATCGGTGTAGCACGCACGCCTGGGCAGCGGCCTGCGGCGTTGAGCGGCCTAGCTTCGCCTGGGCAGCGGCATGCGGCGTCGAGCGGCCCAGCAACGCCAGTGGCAACGGGCGGCCCAGCAACGCCATTGGGCGGAAGCGCAGCTGCGGCTCGGCCCTTTCTGCATGGATTTGACAGCGCCATGCATGCGCACAAAGCGACACCGACGTCCACAATGatcaagtcgatcaagcatgctaAGGTGAACAAATCACCATCTGTATGTCTGTCTAATAACATTTGTgatgaaaattttaaaaaaacaACTCATGATTTACAGGGAGACTATCGATCTGCTTCTACCCCGGTTGGTATGAATAAGGAGGTGCCGAATAAAGTGTTTTATACTCAAGAGAAAATTGTTGCTTTTGGGGGGATTCAGGAGGAGTCGAGGCGTGATGTGCGGTCGAGTGGAAGACTGCGGACTCAGCCTAATGCCGACATGACGCAAATGGAGAGGGCGATGATGATCGCCAAAAAGCGTGCGGAAACGCCAGTGATAGGTATGTCGATACCGAAACCAATCTCCATTATGTCTTTTTCCAATGATCAAATTATTGGTAATGTTCAGTCGTTGGGGTTTCATTGGGTAATTCTCATTCTGAGTGCATTAAGGCAGCAAAGCTAATAAAAGATTATGAGTTACAGAGATCAATAACTACGTTAAAATGCACTGACCAATTAGGCAAAAATACTGAAGATGATTCCTTTTGTTTGGCGGTATCATGAGCGTCTGATCTATGTGATGATTTGGAAGCGGAGGAGGACCTCTTGAGAGATGGTGAGGTTGACATTCCTCAGGCTATTACTAGGGAGAAAAAAATTCGTAAGAAGAAATCGTATGACAAGAAAAATGTTAGGAGGAGTAACCGTATTAGAATTAAACCATCCAAATTATAATGAAAAATCTTAAaggaatgacttggaatagtgagGGGTTTAGAGATCCAGGAAAACATCTATTTGTGAAAGAATCGATTAGGAAGTATGACCTCGATTTTATTGCCTTACTAGAGACAGGACGGTCTAATTTTGCGGTTCATTTCTTAAGAGATTTAGCAGCGGGCAAGGAGTTTGCCTGGTTTTGCTTACCACCTCATGGAAGGTCGGGAGGAATTCTAGTAGGGATTAACACGACCACTTTGGTGGTCAATAGGGTAGACAGTGGAGACTACTGTGTGAAGTTATCAATCACTTCTAAAATCGATGGTTTTCAGTGGTTGCTTGTGCCGGTATATGGTGTTGCACAAGATAAATTCTTGTAGAATTAGTGAGGACTTGTGAATCTGAAAGAATAACTTTGTTACTAGCCCGGGACTTTAATATTTTTAGAAAACCAGAGGATAAAAGTAATGAGAATTTCAATCCCCGCTGGCCATTTATTTTTAATGCAATCATTGAGAATCTTAATCTACGAGAAATTGCTTTGTCTGGGCGACAATTTACCTGGGCAAGTAGAAGGGAGACCCCTACATACGAAAAATTGGATAGAGTACTTGCGAGTGTGGAGTGGGAACAGAAGTTCCCTTTGGTCACTGTTCGGGCTTTGACTCGCTCTGGATCGGATCATACTCCGCTTTTGATTGATGCGGGGATGCAGGCACATGTAGGTAATAAACCTCGTTTCGCGTTTGAGTTGGCTTGGTTAGAACAGGACGGGTTTTATGAGCTCATTGCGACTGAATGGGCAGCTAGCCCCCTTGGAAAAACACCAATTCCAACTTGGCAAAATAAAATTAGGTATTTGCTCCGCTTTTTACGAGGTTGGGCAAATAATTTAAGCGGAAAATACAAGAGGGAGAAGGAACAGTTGTTAAacattatagatatgttggacaTTAAGGAGGAAACTATGCCGATGTCAATAGTGGAACGAAATGAATTAAAACAAGCCAATGAAAAGTTGAATAAACTACGTCGTGACGAAGAGATTAAGTGGGCGGAAAGGGCTAAAATAAAGTACATTCAGGAAGGGGCGATAATACTAAATATTTCCATCTCATAGCTAATGGTAAACatagaaaaaagaaaatttatcaacttgaacaaGATGAGGGTACCATTGTCGGAGATGATAATCTAAGGGTTTACATTTTGGAGTATTATAAAAAGTTTTTTGGTGATCCAGTACCTAGTTCGGTATCGTTAGACGAAGATAGAGCCGAAGTTATTCCGCAATTGTCAGCGGAGGAAAATAGAGTGTTAGTTGCGAACTTCTCGATGGAGGAGGTTCATGACACTATTTTCCAGATGGAGTATAATAAATCACCTGGACCGGATGGATTTCCTGCGGAGTTTTATCAACACTTTTGGGGGGTTATTACGAATGATCTGATGGCTTTATTTGAGAGCTTTCAGCAAGGGTATTTGCCTTTGTATAAGCTGAATTTTGGGTGATTACTTTACTACCTACAAAAGAAAACGCAACTCAGATTCAACAATATAGGCCGATATGCTTACTCAATGTGAGTTTCAAAATATTTACTAAAGTTGCGACAATCCATACCGCTGAGGTAGCTAAAAAGGTAATTAGACCTACACTGACGGCGTTTATTCCTGGAAGACATATTCTAGAGGGAGTGGTAGTTCTACATGAGATGATACATGAAATGCATAGACGAAAACTTGATGGTGTGGTTcttaaaattgattttgaaaaggcgtatgataaggtTAAATGGCCCTTtttgcaacaagttcttcgtatgAAGGGTTTTGATCCTATTTGGTGCGACAGAATAAAGCAATATGTGCAAGGCGGGAGTGTTGGTATAAGGGTTAACGATGTtattgggcacaatattcaaaccaTGAAGGGATTACGCCAGGTTCACCCTTTATCCCCAATTCTTTTCAATATTGTCGCTGATATGTTAGCGATTCTGATTGCTAGGGCTAAGGATGAAGGTAAAGTGGGGAGTTTGTTGCCTCATCTCATTGATGGTGGAATCTCTATTTTGCAATATGCGGATGATACAATTTTATTTCTGGAACATGATATTGCTAAGGCCGTCAATATGAAATTAGTCCTATTTATTTTTGAACAACTATCGGGTTTAAAAATCAACTTCCATAAGAGTGAAATTTTTGCATTTGGCAAGGCAAAGGATATAGAGGACCAATACAGACACATTTTTTATGTGAGACTGGAACTTTACCTTTAAAGTACTTGGGGATTCTGGTACATTATAGGACTTTGAGGAATGTGGAGTGGAATCCTATTGAAACTCGGTTTGCCTCCAAATTGGGGTGTTGGCGTAGTAAATTGTTGTCTTATGGTGACAGGTTGGTTCTGATTAATTCGGTTCTTACAAGTCTTCCAATGTTTATGCTCTCCTTCTTGGAAATCCCAATTGGGGTGAGAAAGAGGTTAGACTATTATAGATCAAATTTTTTCTGGCAATCTGATGAACTCAAGAAAAAATATAGATTATCTAAATGGAATATTCTGTGTGGACCGAAGGATCAAGGTGGGTTGGGAATTGAAGTATTGGAATTAAAGAACAAATGTTTACTAAGCAAATGCTTGCTTAAACTTTTTTCAGAGGAGGGTATGTGACATCAGCTTTTATGTAACAAGTATCTTAAAAACAAAACACTTGCACAAGTGGAGGTCAAACCGACTGATTCTCCTTTTTGGAAGGGTCTTATGCATGTTAAAGATGATTTATTCCAGAGAGGTTATTTCAGAGTAGGGGAAGGGACATCTGTTAGGTTCTGGGAGGATGTGTGGCTGGGAGACACGCCACTATCTCATCAATATCCGGCACTATATAATATTGTTCAACATAAAAATGTGTTAGTATCGACTGCTGTCGCTACTGATCCTATTAATATTTCTATTAGAAGAGGTTTGAATGATAATAAGTGGGTGCAATGGTTACATCTATGCCAACAATTAATTACAATTGGTTTAACACCTAAGCCTGATAAGTTTATTTGGAAGCTTACGGATTCAGACATTTTTTTGGTCAAGTCTGTGTACCTTGATTGGATGAATGGCCATACTATCTATCTTCGCAGGTATCTATGGAAGTTAAAGATTCCTTTGAAAATTAAAAAatttatgtggttccttagtaaTAAAGTGCTCTTAACTAAGGATAATTTAGCTAAACGAAAGTGGAAAGGATGCCAAAAATATTGTTTCTGTGATTCCATGGAAATTCTTAATCATTTGTTTCTTGATTGCCCTTTTGCGAACATAATTTGGCGTATGATGTACCTTACTTATAACATTCCCCCACCagctaatattactaatatgttcgaTAGATGGCTGAATGGGGTGAGGAAAGAGGACAAACAAAAAATTAGAATAGGTGTTTCAGCTCTTTGTTGGGCTATTTCGAGAACtagaaatgatattatctttaacaaaCAAAGTGAAACTAATTTTTTGCAGATTATCCGGCGAGCTGCCCATTCAATTCAGCAATGGGTTTTACTTCTCCCAGTGGAGCAGCGGGAGGATAGGGTTattggatgcaaccggatgctagtggttgctcaggacttctttttccaggctactgggtggcggcATCTTACTAGAATAGTAAATGCATAGCTTTTCTATTTGCCATATTTTCAgttggttgattcttgtatcgaCCTTAGCTCTTCCGTGGTTGTAATAAGTGATGATGGATTGGTTGTGACTTGATACTTTGTTTTATTAAAgcaagccgtgtgcatctattgatgcagaggctagggctatgctcctttatcggaaaaaaaaacCCGGTATGATCGACCAACCGACCATTGTACTTGTACCCTGTACCATATAAATACATACCAGGCCGGACCACGTTGGTACCGAGGGCTACCCCGACACCACTGCTCGTTCACGTTTTCATGGCGTACGTGCTGCAGACGTCGGGTGTAACCCAACTGTTAGGGTAATCCGGTCACTAGTCTCTTTCCAAGTGGAGCAACCTGCTTCAACGACACGCCCTAGAACAATAGAGAACATGGCAGTATCCAAACGGAGCCGGCCGGCAACGACGTATGTCCTCTTCTATGCGAACTGATTCTCCAATACACCCTTACAAGAACCATTAAGAAAAGAGGATGGTACTGCGTTGGCACCTGGATGTATAATACCATAACCCTGTTAAACATGGAAATCACATCATTATCACTGACGTGAGTAGCAGGATCGCTTTCTTTGACGATTGGTGTAGCCAAAATTGAATGGTTGAACAATGGTTCTATACTGAAACGTATGTGTTATCAATGTTTTTGTGTTCTTTATTTGGACGACAGACCGCAAAGGTGGTATCAAGGTGTTGACACTTGGAAAATAGAGGACATGAAGCCACCGCTGAGCAAACATGGAAAACAACATGGAAAGCAACGAGCACGCACTCgtagaaaattttaaacttaaactaCCAGAAGACGGCAACCCAACGCTAATGCCAGTATATATCTAGCGCCCACTTACTTATCAAGGAAACAATTTTCTTATGGCATGACAGATTGACGGACAATTCTTATGATCGTGTAGCCGTATATAAGTTGGACCACAGACCTGAATCTCCAGGCATCTAATTAAGTTTCTAAGAGCGATCAATTTCTATGCCAATGCTACACCATTTTAGGTAGTAGGACATAAGCGAGTTCTTCTGTACATACTTCTTCATGGAGAAGAAGCAAGAGATAGCGGCATCCGCTGGTGAGAAAGCTCCGGAGCAGCACGCCATTGATGTAGTCCCCGACCAGCATGGCGACGCCAAAGGCACTGTTGTCGATGCCGGCGGCGATGTCGAGAAGGAGAGATTGGTCGTTGTCGAGGagccccagaagaagaagagcacgagGGTGGCAGCTCTTGATGCCTTCAGAGGGCTCACCATTGTGGTACGTACTACCTATGTCCCTCCCTATAAAGACATGTAATTTCTTGTTCTGAAGTGACTAAGCCACCATATGAACTGTCTGCTGAGAGTTCCCTACGTGGGTGCAGGTGATGATACTGGTGGACGATGCCGGCGGGGTTTACGAGCGGATCGACCATTCACCATGGGACGGTTGCACCCTGGCCGACTTTGTCATgcctttcttcctcttcatcgttggTGTCGCAATCGCCTTCGCCATGAAGGTTCTTAAGCGCGCCACTTTGTGAAATCAAAATTCTTGCACATAAGTAGATTTTGTGAACTGATCATCAGGAAGAATATGTCTGCAGAGAGTTCCGAAAAAGCGTGAGGCTGTGAAAAAAGTCAGCATCAGAACACTGAAAATGCTCTTCTGGGGCATACTACTGCAAGGTAATTGAAGTCTTATGTATAGATAAATTgcattttttttagataaaggagcatagccccagcctctgcatcaatagatgcacacggcttgcTTTATTTAAAAAAGTGTATCAAGTCTCAAAAATTCCAACAACACTTATTACATTCAAGGAAAAGCTAAGgtcgatacatgaatcaaccaGCTAAAAATACGACAAATAGACAAGCTATGCATTTGCTAATCTATTAAGATGCCGCCACcctggaaaaagaagtcctgCGCAACCGctagcatccggttgcatccaatAACCATAGCTTCCCGCTGGTCCATAGGGAGAAGCAAAACCCACTGCTGAATTGAGTGAGCAGCTcgccggataacctgcaaaattTTTGTTCCATATTGGTTGTTAAAGATAAAATCATTTCTGGTTCTCCAAATAGCCCAACAAAGGGCTGAAACACCAATACGAATTTTCTGTTTATCCTCTTTCCTGACCCCATTCAGCcatctaccaaacatattagtaacatTAGCTGGTGGAGGAATATTATTGGATGAATCAGTCTATCAAAATGTTGCTTGAGTTCAAACAATATTTGATACTGTCGAATTCGATGTGTGACACCAATATAGGTGGATACTCACACGCTCCGGACGACCTCGCATATGGAGTGGACATGAAGGTGATAAGATGGTGTGGCATCCTCCAGGTTCAGTTCATTTACCAAATTTTGTTCTTCATTTCATCCATCTTAGTCTGAATTAGAATTATAACACAGAGTTCTTTCATTATGTTTGACGATGGTTCATCAGAGAATAGCCTTGGTGTACTTCGTGGTTGCTCTCATAGAAGTGTTCACCATAAAGGTGCGGCCTAACACAGTCCAGTCCGGTCCTTACGCCATCTTCAGTGCCTACCGGTGGCAATGGTACAGCAATAATTAATCAATACTTAGCTAGCACTGTAAACTGCATTTTCTCGACTTTTCATGTGCCTGAGTATGATGTGAAATTTCTTGCCATTCCTGACAACCAACAGGTTAGGCGGCTTCATCGTGCTCGTCATATACATGGTGACCGTATACTCGGCGTATGTCCCAGATTGGAGCTACGTTTACCATTTGGAGGGTGATATCGATGATGGGAAGCTATTTACGGTACTTGGAGCTTACCTTAAGGATGACTCATCCCTGTTGATTATTTTCGTAAATGATACAGTACTTGCGTTTATAGGTACAATGTGATGTAAGGGGCCATGTAGACCCAGCTTGCAATGCAGTCGGCTATGTTGATAGGATGGTCTGGGGGATTAATCATCTCTACACGCAGCCTGTGTGGATCCGAACCAAGGTAGAACTGTAATCTTGATGTGTTAAGACCTTTTTCGTTGTCGCATTACAGTATAAGTATCTACAAGAAACATTTACTTATTTGCTAAACGGTAGTACCACACATCAAGATGCAAGTCTGACAATGTGTGTGCACTGAAATAACCGTGATCAGGAGTGTACATTTAGCTCACCAGAAATGGGTAAGCTCCGAGACGATGCTCCAGCATGGTGTCGTGCGCCATTCGAACCAGAAGGGCTGTTAAGGTTGGAGATCTGACATAGCTAATGTTGAATTAATCTTAGTTGCATCTTTTGTTCTTATCACCCATTCAAGTATCTTTTCATGTTTTATGTTTCAGTTCGATAGCATCAATCCTATCAGGGATAATTGGAATCCACTATGGCCATGTTCTAATCCATTTCAAGGTTATAATCCAAAACATTGTACTAGTACCACTGACTTATGAAAATGCAACTTTGAAATAAGTTTCTAAATAACAGACCCATAAGGAGAGACTGAAACACTGGCTTTCGATGGGATTTTCTCTCCTTTTGCTCGGAATTCTTCTCCACTTCACAAAAGGTACTACTTCAGAAAATGTATTTCTGACACATGagttttttttttggaacctaTGAACTCTGAATTTACATCCTTCACTCTCCTATTGTAGCTATTCCAATCAACAAACAACTCTACAGCTTGAGCTATGTTTGCTTCACGGGCGGTGCAGCTGGAATCATTCTTTCGGCTTTCTACATACTGGTATATGTGGTTATGATGCGAACTACTTAGGAAATGAAATATCTTCAATTCTATCATCTCACTATGAGTTAATCCTTTCTTTGTCTCACTAATAGATTGATGTCTGGGGCCTGAGAATACCATTCTTGTTCCTCGAGTGGATCGGCATGAATGCCATGCTTGTGTTCGTTCTAGGAGCACAGGGAATACTTGCTGGATTTGTGAATGGATGGTACTATGGGTCAGAAGATAACAATCTTGTAAGTAATGTGTGAGTTTAATTTGGTATAAACAACATGAAGACATTTGGAGCCTGCTTTTTGATAGGCTTAATTTGTTTGTTTTTTATTTGTTCAGGTTAACTGGATCCAACAGCATGTGTTTATCAATGTCTGGCATTCAGTTAGGCTCGGATCTCTGCTGTATGTCATATTTGGAGAGATCCTCTTCTGGGGTGTTGTCTCTGGCATCTTGCACAAGTTTGGGATTTACTGGAAACTATGAGACTTCCGGATGAAGAAAAAGCAA
It includes:
- the LOC127348653 gene encoding uncharacterized protein, whose translation is MEKKQEIAASAGEKAPEQHAIDVVPDQHGDAKGTVVDAGGDVEKERLVVVEEPQKKKSTRVAALDAFRGLTIVVMILVDDAGGVYERIDHSPWDGCTLADFVMPFFLFIVGVAIAFAMKRVPKKREAVKKVSIRTLKMLFWGILLQGGYSHAPDDLAYGVDMKVIRWCGILQRIALVYFVVALIEVFTIKVRPNTVQSGPYAIFSAYRWQWLGGFIVLVIYMVTVYSAYVPDWSYVYHLEGDIDDGKLFTVQCDVRGHVDPACNAVGYVDRMVWGINHLYTQPVWIRTKECTFSSPEMGKLRDDAPAWCRAPFEPEGLLSSIASILSGIIGIHYGHVLIHFKTHKERLKHWLSMGFSLLLLGILLHFTKAIPINKQLYSLSYVCFTGGAAGIILSAFYILIDVWGLRIPFLFLEWIGMNAMLVFVLGAQGILAGFVNGWYYGSEDNNLVNWIQQHVFINVWHSVRLGSLLYVIFGEILFWGVVSGILHKFGIYWKL